CTACCCATATCTGGGTTAACACGGCATTTTTAGAGGTACCGACAAACGATTTTATCTTTAGGTTTTGCTTTATCCACTTAAAAAATAGCTCTATTTTCCAGCGTTCTTTGTAAATAGCTGCAATGGTGCTGGCTGCGAGCTTACTATTATTAGTTAAAAAGTAATATTGGTTGCCAGTCTCTGGGCATTTAAAACCGATACGACGTAAATGACCTTTATAAACAGCCCCTTGTTGGCTAGTCAACTGAATGTGCTGATCAGAAGTGACTGTACTGCTATTGTCGGTAGGCTGGCGCTTTAGTACACGGTATTTGGCTTGCTTTTTTAGTCGGGTTACAAAGAAGATTCCTTGCTCATTTAAAGTATTAAACCAGCGATAATCAGTGTAGCCACGGTCTACAGCAAGAATACTCCCCTTGGGGAGATCAAGGCTGCGTGCTATCTGTATTTCATGACATTTCCCTTCAGTAATACTCATAAATGCAGGCAAGTAGCCATTATGATCAAACCCAACATGTAACTTGATAGCACCTTTACTTTTTCGAAAATCTGCCCAAGGAAACATGGATAAACACAAGTCGATCACTGATGCATCAAGAGAATACAATGGATTTTTAAAACGAAACTTATGCCCTGGCCGATGATGATGACATTTATTTAATAGCTTATAAAACAAGGCTTCATAAAGCGTAGCGGGTTGCTGTTCATTGACACGGGCCAAACTACTTCTGGTGATATTTCCAATACCATGGTGATAGCGTTTATGCTGCTGAATCGATAGGTGATCAATGATGTCACGCAAACTATTGCGACCTGAGAGTTGACCAAATAATAGCGCAACAAACTGCCCCCACCGAGTCATTTTACGTAGCCGTTGACCCGTATGATGCTGATTGGCTAGTGATTCAAACTCATGTCTAGAAAGCAACTGAAGTATTTGGTGCAAGATTGTGTTACGATGAGCCAAGGCTTAAATCCTCTGGTTTTGCAGTGTTTGGTTGCACTCTCATTGTAACAACTTATGGGGACTTAAGCCTTTTTTGTTTCAATCTTATGGGACAGCAGTGATTCAAACTATAGGGAAGATAAGTAAAAAGATATGTTTGTTATACCTGCTTAAAAGGAGTTAAGCAATGTTGGTTGCCCAAAAGTGTTTAAGCCAATTAGTTGGATTTTTATTGCTATTGATAACTATTTCTGTATATGGAATGTTACCTAATGCTTCTTTTGAAGAAGGGCAGATTGGTGGTAGACCTGATGACTGGAAGTGGTTTGGTAATGATGAATCTTTTATTCCGAAAATAGTAAATGATGCATATCATGGCGAACAGGCAGTAATGATTCCTATTAGAGACAAAGAGTGGGGAGATGCAGCATCGGGAGTGAAACCAAGCAATAATCTTTTTGCAGGAAACAAGAAATTTTATAAGTTTGGCTTTTATTATAAAAGTAAAGATTTAAAATCCATTCGTATACGAATGAGAATGTATGACAGTTCCAATACAAGTATTGGCTATGTCGACTCACTATTTGGTGTAGAAGATACAGATAAATGGACTTATGGGGAACTGCATGTAAAAGCAAGTAAGCCTGAGGCAATTTATATTAGCCCTCAGTTCAGCGGAATTGGGATACGAGGCTGGGAACGTCTTTATTTGTATCATGATTATGATTACACACAAAATAATTTTAAAAAGAATATAGTTCATGATATTAGTGAATTTACTAATCATGGATCGTTTATCGGCGATACTGTATTAGATGAAGGAAAGTATGGAGTTGCTTTACGATTAGATGGCAGCGGTGATGCAGTTGCTATTCCTCATGATGAATCGTTAAACTTAAATAATGAATTTACAGTTGAGACATGGATTTCACCGGATGAATCGTCAGGACAACAACATCGAACCATTCTAGGAAAGAAAGATAGTTATGAATTATACCTGGAAAGAAATAAACTTATCTTTTATGGCCATGGTTTAAGTCTTCCTCGTCATGAAGTTGCATTTCCTGTAAATCCAGGAACATGGAGTCATATTGCAGTAAGCTATCGAGGTTATGACTTGAGAATTTACATTAATGGTAAATTACAATATAAAACAGATAAAATATCAGGTTCATTAAAAAGCTCAAGCTACGATCTTTATACTGGCAGCTATGATGAAACACTCACTAGCACGTTTAGCGGAAAAATTGATGAGCTTAGAATTTATAATGAAGGACTAACTCATCTCCAGGTAGTAGAGGATATGAATAAACATGATCCTACACCTGTTCTTTGGTTAGATAATCTATCAATGCAAGAAATCGGTAGCTCAAATGGTATCGGTGAAATTAGAAATAGAATAAATCCTACTATTTTTCCTATACCAAAACAAGTGAGTTGGGGTAGTTCGGATAAGCTAGGTAAGTTTACTATAAATAGTAAAACAGTTATTTATATTCCTGACTTAAGAAGTATAGAAACTGCGATGACATTAAAGTCAGAAATAAAACGTTATTTTGGTTTGAATCTACCTATACGACCTTGGACAGGAAACTATCGACCTAATAATTCAATAGTTATAGGGCCTTTAAAAGCAAAAAATATAACAACAATACTAATCAGTGAAGACTTAGATCAATTCTTTCAAAAAATGCCTAAATCAGGTCAAGGTTATTTATTAAAAGCTGACTCAAAGGGGATTTTACTGATAGGGCAGGAGTATGCAGGTGCTTATTTCGCAAGTACTTCATTATTGCAAGTGTTAAAATTTGACTATGCTAATAAGGTTCTGCCGGTTTCTCCTTATGGTTTAATAGTTGACTATCCTGATACAAGAAACAGAGGGTTCCATTATACCATGTATAAGGATAAGCTTAAAATAGATATGGTGACCTGGGAGGAACTAATTCGAAGAGCATTAAGTCAGTTTAAAGTTAATGAACTTCAGCTTTATTTGGGAAATTTAGCTATTGGTAATGGTAGTTATTATTATGTTTGGGATAGGTTTTTGACTCCTGAGGAAATGCAAAAACTAACACATTTTGCTAAGCAACATTATTTCGAAAAAATTGTGCCGACAGTTTATGGTGGTGCATTATTTAGGAAAAAGCACCCTGAGTGGGCATGGGTTGAAAAAGATGGAAAAAATTACTCTCATTTTTTTGATACAACTAATCCAGGTTATCAAGCACTGACAGATGCATATTACAAAGATATATTGTCTGCGTTCCCGACAGAAAAGGCATTTAATATTGCGCATGATGAATCATTGGGCGAATACTGGGTGAATGGATTGCCTTTTGAAGAGCAAGATTTCATTACACAGGGGCCTGGTCAATTCATGGATCCTCGGGTTGTTTGGTCTGATAGTATAGTTCGTCAATGTAAGTATTTAAGCGAATTAGGAATTGAAGAAGTGAGGTTCTGGGCTGATGGTCTTACTGCTGATCGAAATGGTGGTACGCCCTTTCAAACGGATGTTCAGCTAACGACTATTGCAAAAAACTGTTCTAAGCTAGTGCCGATGTATTGGATGAGCAGGAGTAAACATTACGAAAGAGGCTTTATTAAAAAGCTTAAAAAAGGTGGTTTTGATGAAGTTATTTATTCAAGTAATAAAGCGGACACAACGCCTTATGATATACCAAAAATGGCTGAGACTGACACAATGTATTCTAATAAATGGTCTTCACCCTATCTTTGGTGTTCTGTAATGAATAACACATCTCAAGGCAAGGCTTCAGAAGGGTATGCTGACTATTGGTCCTTTTCAAAAGTTGTACATGAGGCAAATTTATTTTGGAATGCAAATCAAACCAATTTACCTCATTTTTGGGAGTTTACGAGCAAGTATGGTGTGGATATTTCTAGAATTACATCGGTTAACCCAAATGTAAATGGAGGAGACTATTATCAGGTATATCCTGTTGTAAACTATAATGCAGACTTAATAGGTGATAGTAATCATTGGAACTTGGCTTCCCCGGGCTTTGATTTTTCACAAGTAAAAATGATAGGGAGTGAACCGGCGGAGTCATTTGCACCAGTTGTGCAAACGTTACCTGATGACTCACCTAATGCCCTGGTATTGTCCGCAAAAGCTATCAAATCTACAACACAAATTATTAATAGCGCTGCTTCATCAATTTCTCTTATTATTAGTGCCGCGTGGGAGGGACCTGATCAAGAGGCTTCAATGGTCAACTATATGCAACGAATTCAACAAATGTACCGTAACTATTACACAACAGATGATGGTAGGGACGGTGGTAAGATTGCGTATTTAACTATCAATTATACAGATGGTTCGACTTATGAAGAGCCCATTCGTTTTGGGAATGATATTTATCTTCATCAAACCAACGATATGACCA
This genomic interval from Spartinivicinus ruber contains the following:
- a CDS encoding LamG-like jellyroll fold domain-containing protein yields the protein MLVAQKCLSQLVGFLLLLITISVYGMLPNASFEEGQIGGRPDDWKWFGNDESFIPKIVNDAYHGEQAVMIPIRDKEWGDAASGVKPSNNLFAGNKKFYKFGFYYKSKDLKSIRIRMRMYDSSNTSIGYVDSLFGVEDTDKWTYGELHVKASKPEAIYISPQFSGIGIRGWERLYLYHDYDYTQNNFKKNIVHDISEFTNHGSFIGDTVLDEGKYGVALRLDGSGDAVAIPHDESLNLNNEFTVETWISPDESSGQQHRTILGKKDSYELYLERNKLIFYGHGLSLPRHEVAFPVNPGTWSHIAVSYRGYDLRIYINGKLQYKTDKISGSLKSSSYDLYTGSYDETLTSTFSGKIDELRIYNEGLTHLQVVEDMNKHDPTPVLWLDNLSMQEIGSSNGIGEIRNRINPTIFPIPKQVSWGSSDKLGKFTINSKTVIYIPDLRSIETAMTLKSEIKRYFGLNLPIRPWTGNYRPNNSIVIGPLKAKNITTILISEDLDQFFQKMPKSGQGYLLKADSKGILLIGQEYAGAYFASTSLLQVLKFDYANKVLPVSPYGLIVDYPDTRNRGFHYTMYKDKLKIDMVTWEELIRRALSQFKVNELQLYLGNLAIGNGSYYYVWDRFLTPEEMQKLTHFAKQHYFEKIVPTVYGGALFRKKHPEWAWVEKDGKNYSHFFDTTNPGYQALTDAYYKDILSAFPTEKAFNIAHDESLGEYWVNGLPFEEQDFITQGPGQFMDPRVVWSDSIVRQCKYLSELGIEEVRFWADGLTADRNGGTPFQTDVQLTTIAKNCSKLVPMYWMSRSKHYERGFIKKLKKGGFDEVIYSSNKADTTPYDIPKMAETDTMYSNKWSSPYLWCSVMNNTSQGKASEGYADYWSFSKVVHEANLFWNANQTNLPHFWEFTSKYGVDISRITSVNPNVNGGDYYQVYPVVNYNADLIGDSNHWNLASPGFDFSQVKMIGSEPAESFAPVVQTLPDDSPNALVLSAKAIKSTTQIINSAASSISLIISAAWEGPDQEASMVNYMQRIQQMYRNYYTTDDGRDGGKIAYLTINYTDGSTYEEPIRFGNDIYLHQTNDMTRIAYGARDILHVPAGPMNSNAAYIWEIVNPSPCKPIESVTLWLNDGRYEPEIDTGDYYRPGNITTELKLALFSIAGRSVKNTCVASNNTKQSSYNLKLD
- a CDS encoding IS4 family transposase; this translates as MAHRNTILHQILQLLSRHEFESLANQHHTGQRLRKMTRWGQFVALLFGQLSGRNSLRDIIDHLSIQQHKRYHHGIGNITRSSLARVNEQQPATLYEALFYKLLNKCHHHRPGHKFRFKNPLYSLDASVIDLCLSMFPWADFRKSKGAIKLHVGFDHNGYLPAFMSITEGKCHEIQIARSLDLPKGSILAVDRGYTDYRWFNTLNEQGIFFVTRLKKQAKYRVLKRQPTDNSSTVTSDQHIQLTSQQGAVYKGHLRRIGFKCPETGNQYYFLTNNSKLAASTIAAIYKERWKIELFFKWIKQNLKIKSFVGTSKNAVLTQIWVAMCAYLLVAYLKFSHGITLSITQIARLMQLTLFERRELKALFTPSPPNNTDDHKQMRML